The following coding sequences are from one Lolium rigidum isolate FL_2022 chromosome 6, APGP_CSIRO_Lrig_0.1, whole genome shotgun sequence window:
- the LOC124665502 gene encoding E3 ubiquitin-protein ligase PRT6, translated as MAGIHDAADGNAASDGHPELTPMERVQQKLIACGVPEEQLQEHQEGLLMYLEEHRGRVSEITAAILSAGTELAESRKPSSRKDDDSSSSSEGGDGMYGESMSWLQWMMFDSEPDAVLDDMEAACAEERAVCGSVWGQNDLAYRCRTCENDSTCAICVPCFQNGNHEDHDYSIMYTGGGCCDCGDATAWKREGFCSRHKGAEQIKPLPEELAGSVGPVLDELLLFWKERICLVDAPPLRSKTSCKSVAEELTDSISDMLLRFCTSSESLLSFVSQRFRECPDLLEALTRTERVLDKKVVKKLHELLLKLITEPAFKFEFAKAFIRYYPVTISEVIKGSSDSLLEEYRLIPTFSVQIFTVPPLTTRLVREHNLLGVLLESLTVLFLSCVGEDGRLQTSKWTNLYDSSIRLLEDTRYVLSHEEVSKYVAYERPDLLRSWIKLLSLVQGMDPQKRVTSIHAEDENENLSAPFMLGQYLGIIHNLLMKGAFSSPEQQESTDVTVCSTAIKGMESAENQRHAKVGRVSQGSSGCNLSTRETSLSSGLPSPAACLISQCLKAIDSWLEPGPRRKKLSSLDASSSDARNFLALLEDTLTFNKGGSSKQIGEVGVKVNEGTPSDDVADYDVFGSPVQESDDAMQIDQGGMTGNVAGKGKIQESSNAPDIQLHSENAISVTLTDGSLLYAHPDSKIDEVGILNMTGWPRVVFDVSSQETSFHIPLHRLLSLLLRKAMKKCFGEDAKQEECSGVQSSEFFSQVLRGCEPYGFASVVMEHPLRVRVFCAQVRAGMWRKNGDAAILSAEWYRSVQWLEQGLESDLFLLQCCAALSSPEFFVRTIQERFGLSNYTSLELAEQNEHEPVLMQEMLIFLVQLVKERRFCGRSTADNLKRELIYKLAVGDATHSQIVKSLPRDLSSSEQLKNVLDSLAVYSNPSGMKQGKYVLRKTFWKELDLYHPRWNSREIQIAEERYHRFCKVSALNAQLPQWTPVFAPLRSISNIATSKAVLQIVRAVLFYAVHTDALSASRAPDNVLVMGLHLLSLALDICESESQMYADQHGMDIVQHDAESWVVLSSYADEAFPILIYSTEPVSTESDKGKNESLLTLLVSLMRKYKEENDSTFSGSKYCNIPSLVESLLKRFAKLSKQCTSVLRQMAPQVLPSIPDHASTKPSLGSSESMDKKAKARQRQAAIMARMRAEQSKFAESMKSSGTEAHTVPTFEPDASSSTAVASEESRPVCSLCRDSDSKSPLCYLILLQKSRLATFVEMGNPSWDNLSQANKTSGSIRREKSTDSSGAGSSSSEELVMDETVEVVSTDLDNMEVEASFDFSNEQHPLIRYISCFPSGHNSGNADDNISLETIEADVYKSIVNDLVGIQDGEETLPTSNLVAGSKKNRSPRSSVLGTYVTCLSTKYRLSSLSDEASRSSASATIRNRFGPVDCDGIHISSCGHAVHQECHDRYLFSLKQRYIRRLGFEGGHIVDPDRGELLCPVCRRFANSILPASPDFSSITRMVMPAVQTMPREAAATTSDVTINYLQFSRALALLESARKIVGQSTFLKAFPGNVNDTMEPALDPSLRRLTMLYYPRSKSSFSQSERLSPSLFLWETLRYSVVSTEIASRGRMSSYSAQSTSCLESLRSELNSSSGFILSLLFRVSHSARVLNRREVLLRYEGIQLLAGSICSGISGDKDLIDATKRKGTLLPVVDRESEGEIFPDIQFWKQCADPVLAQDPFSSLMSALFCLPVQVLASTEFFVPVVHLFYTVCVIQALITCYGEESFDRSSFRNCLLNDVCQEMSGYDIAREYFVSKYIDPSCNPKDVVRRLTHPYLRRCALLWELLKSSSSAPLYDSSNIWEGSHLYSDSSSAEGNTSLAVELDEVRELEDLFQIEPLDLIVKDGRVHMLALRWSQHFCEDYRSRKYRGTLFSTPAVPFRLMQLPAVYQVLLERYVKMQCPDCGSVPDEPALCLLCGKLCSPSWKPCCRTGKCLNHASQCGAGVGIFLLVRKTTILLQRSARLAFWPSLYLDAFGEEDHEMHRGKPLYLSQERYAALTYLVASHSLDRTSEVLRQTTISFYTSD; from the exons ATGGCCGGGATCCACGACGCCGCGGACGGGAACGCCGCCTCCGACGGGCACCCCGAGTTGACGCCCATGGAGCGCGTCCAGCAG AAGCTGATCGCCTGCGGGGTCCCGGAGGAGCAGCTGCAGGAGCACCAGGAAGGCCTGCTCATGTATCTGGAGGAGCACAGGGGCAGGGTCTCGGAGATCACCGCGGCCATCCTGTCTGCAGGCACGGAGCTCGCCGAGTCCCGCAAGCCCTCCTCCAGGAAAGACGACGACAGCAGTTCTAGCagcgagggcggcgacggcaTGTACGGCGAGAGCATGTCGTGGCTGCAGTGGATGATGTTCGACAGCGAGCCGGACGCGGTGCTCGACGACATGGAGGCCGCCTGCGCGGAGGAGCGCGCCGTCTGCGGCTCCGTCTGGGGCCAGAACGACCTCGCGTACCGCTGCAGGACCTGCGAGAACGACTCCACGTGCGCCATCTGCGTCCCGTGCTTCCAGAACGGGAACCACGAGGACCACGACTACTCCATCATGTACACGGGCGGCGGGTGCTGCGATTGCGGGGATGCGACCGCTTGGAAGCGCGAGGGGTTCTGCTCGAGGCACAAGGGGGCCGAACAGATTAAGCCTCTCCCCGAGGAGCTCGCGGGTTCTGTAGGACCTGTGTTGGACGAGCTATTGCTGTTCTGGAAGGAGAGGATATGCCTCGTGGATGCCCCACCGCTTCGTTCAAAGACCTCCTGCAAGAGTGTTGCCGAAGAGTTGACGGATTCTATTTCTGACATGCTGCTTCGCTTCTGCACGTCTAGTGAAAGCCTTCTGAGTTTTGTGTCCCAGAGGTTCCGTGAGTGCCCGGACCTCTTGGAGGCACTCACGAGGACAGAAAGGGTGCTGGACAAGAAAGTTGTGAAAAAACTGCATGAGTTGCTACTGAAGCTTATCACTGAACCAGCTTTTAAGTTCGAGTTTGCGAAAGCCTTTATACGCTACTACCCTGTTAcaatttctgaagttattaaagGGAGCAGTGATTCTCTGCTGGAGGAGTATCGACTGATACCAACCTTTTCTGTCCAAATATTTACCGTGCCTCCTCTGACTACAAGGCTCGTGCGCGAGCACAATTTGTTGGGTGTTCTGCTTGAAAGTTTGACGGTTCTGTTTCTTTCTTGCGTTGGCGAGGATGGTCGCTTACAG ACAAGCAAATGGACAAATTTATATGATTCTTCAATTAGATTACTGGAAGATACACGCTATGTTCTGAGTCATGAGGAGGTTTCTAAGTATGTTGCTTATGAGAGGCCTGATCTATTAAGATCATGGATTAAGCTGTTGTCACTTGTTCAAGGAATGGATCCTCAGAAGAGAGTGACGAGTATTCATGCTGAGGATGAGAATGAGAATCTATCTGCACCTTTCATGCTAGGACAGTATCTTGGGATCATTCATAATCTTTTGATGAAAGGAGCATTTTCTTCTCCTGAGCAACAAGAGTCGACTGATGTAACTGTGTGCTCCACTGCGATAAAAGGCATGGAAAGTGCTGAGAACCAGCGCCATGCAAAAGTTGGAAGGGTCTCCCAGGGGAGCTCGGGATGCAATTTAAGTACGAGGGAGACTTCTTTGAGCAGTGGATTGCCATCACCTGCTGCCTGTTTAATTAGTCAGTGCTTGAAAGCTATCGATAGCTGGCTGGAACCTGGTCCTCGGAGGAAAAAGTTGTCGTCCCTCGATGCTAGCAGCAGTGAtgctcgcaattttcttgctttgCTTGAGGATACTTTGACTTTTAACAAGGGTGGATCCAGTAAACAGATTGGTGAGGTGGGTGTGAAGGTGAATGAAGGAACCCCATCAGACGATGTTGCAGATTATGATGTATTTGGTTCTCCTGTCCAAGAGTCTGACGATGCGATGCAGATAGATCAAGGAGGGATGACTGGTAACGTCGCCGGCAAGGGAAAGATTCAAGAAAGTAGCAATGCACCAGATATACAACTGCACTCTGAAAATGCCATTTCTGTTACTCTAACTGATGGCAGCCTTTTATATGCTCACCCAGATTCAAAAATTGATGAAGTAGGCATACTCAACATGACAGGCTGGCCTCGTGTTGTCTTTGATGTTAGTTCACAAGAAACATCTTTTCATATCCCATTACACCGTTTGCTTTCTTTGCTATTGCGGAAAGCAATGAAGAAATGTTTTGGAGAGGATGCCAAACAAGAGGAATGTTCAGGTGTGCAGTCCAGTGAGTTCTTCTCTCAGGTACTTAGAGGTTGTGAGCCTTACGGGTTTGCTTCAGTTGTGATGGAGCATCCTTTAAGAGTGAGAGTATTTTGTGCACAAGTGCGTGCTGGAATGTGGCGTAAGAATGGAGATGCAGCTATACTGAGTGCTGAGTGGTACCGCTCGGTGCAATG GCTTGAACAGGGCTTGGAGTCGGATCTGTTTCTGCTTCAGTGCTGTGCTGCATTATCTTCGCCAGAGTTCTTTGTGAGGACCATTCAAGAGAGATTTGGTTTATCGAATTATACATCTTTGGAACTCGCGGAACAGAATGA GCATGAGCCAGTTCTGATGCAAGAAATGCTGATTTTTCTTGTACAACTAGTCAAAGAACGCAGATTTTGTGGGCGTTCCACAGCAGACAACTTGAAGAGAGAATTGATTTATAAGTTAGCTGTTGGAGATGCCACCCATAGCCAGATTGTGAAATCTCTTCCCCGTGACCTTTCGTCAAGTGAACAACTTAAAAATGTTCTAGATTCACTCGCAGTTTATTCTAATCCATCTGGAATGAAACAG GGAAAGTATGTGCTTCGCAAAACATTCTGGAAGGAATTGGATTTATATCACCCGCGCTGGAATTCCAGGGAAATACAGATTGCTGAAGAGAGATATCACCGTTTTTGCAAAGTTTCTGCTCTTAACGCTCAGCTACCTCAGTGGACTCCTGTTTTTGCCCCCCTGCGCAGTATTTCTAACATAGCTACCTCTAAAGCTGTCCTTCAGATTGTTCGTGCTGTTCTCTTTTATGCTGTTCACACTGACGCATTGTCGGCATCACGCGCCCCTGACAATGTTCTTGTGATGGGTTTACACCTGCTTTCGTTGGCACTTGACATATGCGAATCAGAGAGTCAAATGTATGCGGACCAACATGGGATGGACATAGTGCAGCATGATGCTGAATCATGGGTTGTTCTGTCATCCTACgcagatgaggcttttcctatatTGATCTACTCTACTGAACCAGTCTCTACTGAGTCTGACAAAGGAAAGAATGAGAGCTTGCTAACCTTGCTTGTTTCACTAATGCGCAAGTACAAGGAAGAGAATGACAGCACCTTTTCTGGATCCAAGTACTGCAATATTCCATCTCTAGTAGAGAGTTTGTTGAAGAGATTTGCCAAGTTAAGTAAGCAGTGCACGTCTGTATTAAGACAAATGGCACCACAAGTACTTCCATCTATTCCGGATCATGCTAGCACCAAACCAAGTTTAGGATCTTCAGAATCGATGGACAAGAAGGCAAAAGCGCGCCAACGCCAAGCTGCAATCATG GCGAGAATGAGAGCAGAGCAGTCAAAGTTTGCTGAAAGTATGAAGTCATCCGGAACTGAAGCGCATACTGTTCCAACATTTGAGCCAGATGCATCCAGTTCAACTGCCGTTGCCTCTGAGGAGTCACGACCAGTTTGCTCTCTATGCCGGGATTCAGATTCGAAAAGTCCACTCTGCTATTTGATTCTTCTTCAG AAATCACGACTTGCAACTTTTGTTGAGATGGGTAATCCATCTTGGGATAATTTGAGTCAAGCAAACAAGACATCTGGGTCCATCAGACGGGAAAAATCAACTGATTCCTCTGGCGCTGGGTCTTCTAGTTCGGAGGAACTTGTCATGGATGAAACTGTCGAAGTTGTATCCACTGATTTAGACAACATGGAAGTTGAGGCATCATTTGATTTCTCAAATGAGCAACATCCACTGATCAGATATATATCATGTTTTCCAAGTGGACACAATAGCGGCAATGCAGATGACAACATCTCTCTTGAGACAATTGAGGCTGATGTATACAAGTCTATTGTAAATGATCTGGTTGGTATTCAAGATGGTGAAGAGACTTTGCCTACTTCGAATCTTGTAGCTGGCTCCAAGAAAAACAGAAGTCCGAGAAGTTCTGTGCTTGGAACGTATGTTACTTGTCTTTCAACAAAATACCGTCTGTCTTCTCTCTCTGACGAGGCCTCCAGATCATCTGCCTCAGCAACAATAAGAAACAGATTTGGTCCTGTTGATTGTGATGGCATCCACATCTCTTCTTGTGGACATGCTGTACATCAAGAATGTCATGACCGATATTTGTTTTCCTTGAAACAACG ATATATCAGGAGACTTGGTTTTGAAGGAGGCCATATTGTCGACCCCGATCGG GGAGAGTTGCTGTGTCCGGTGTGTCGCCGATTTGCAAATTCCATTCTTCCAGCATCACCGGATTTCTCTAGTATAACAAGGATGGTGATGCCAGCTGTTCAAACCATGCCACGTGAAGCTGCTGCAACTACATCAGATGTGACTATAAATTACTTACAGTTCTCTCGTGCATTGGCTCTCCTTGAGAGTGCTAGAAAAATTGTTGGACAAAGCACATTTTTAAAAGCTTTTCCTGGGAATGTTAATGACACTATGGAGCCAGCTTTAGATCCTTCCCTTCGAAGACTTACTATGCTTTACTATCCTCGCAGCAAAAGCAGTTTTTCACAATCTGAAAGGCTAAGCCCATCCCTTTTTCTCTGGGAAACACTTCGGTACTCTGTCGTTTCTACGGAGATTGCTTCTCGCGGTAGAATGTCAAGCTATTCCGCTCAATCAACATCTTGCTTAGAATCTCTGCGGAGCGAGTTGAATTCATCCAGTGGATTCATATTGTCCCTATTGTTTCGAGTTTCTCACTCAGCACGTGTTCTTAATCGCCGTGAGGTTCTTTTGAGATACGAAGGCATCCAACTGTTGGCAGGGTCTATTTGCTCTGGTATTTCTGGCGATAAAGATCTTATAGATGCTACAAAGAGAAAAG GAACTTTGCTACCTGTGGTTGACCGAGAAAGTGAGGGTGAAATATTTCCTGATATTCAATTTTGGAAGCAATGTGCTGATCCAGTCCTTGCTCAAGATCCATTTTCTTCATTGATGTCAGCACTTTTCTGTCTGCCTGTTCAAGTTCTAGCATCCACAGAATTCTTCGTCCCTGTTGTGCATCTATTCTATACTGTTTGCGTCATTCAG GCACTAATAACGTGTTACGGAGAAGAATCTTTTGACCGATCAAGCTTCCGCAACTGCCTTCTTAACGATGTTTGCCAGGAGATGTCAGGATATGATATTGCTAGAGAATATTTTGTATCCAAGTACATCGATCCCTCGTGTAATCCAAAAGATGTTGTACGGAGATTAACACATCCTTATCTTCGGAGGTGTGCGTTGCTTTGGGAGCTGCTAAAATCGTCTTCTTCAGCACCCTTATATGACAGCTCGAATATTTGGGAAGGGTCACATCTTTACTCGGATAGTAGCTCAGCAGAAGGCAATACTTCACTGGCAGTGGAGCTGGATGAAGTACGAGAACTGGAAGACCTATTTCAAATTGAGCCACTGGACCTGATAGTCAAAGATGGGCGTGTACATATGCTTGCCTTAAGATGGTCTCAACATTTCTGTGAAGACTACAGATCTCGTAAATACAGAGGCACACTCTTTTCTACCCCGGCAGTCCCATTTAGGCTGATGCAGTTGCCGGCTGTTTACCAAGTTCTCCTAGAAAG ATATGTCAAGATGCAATGCCCTGATTGTGGTTCAGTGCCTGATGAACCGGCGTTATGTTTGCTTTGCGGCAAACTTTGTTCACCTAGTTGGAAACCATGCTGCAG GACGGGTAAATGCCTAAATCATGCATCCCAGTGCGGTGCTGGTGTTGGTATATTTCTTCTGGTGAGG AAAACAACGATCCTGTTGCAACGATCGGCTCGTCTTGCATTTTGGCCATCTCTGTACCTCGACGCCTTCGGCGAGGAG GATCATGAAATGCACAGAGGAAAGCCCTTATACCTGAGCCAAGAAAGATATGCAGCCCTCACATATCTG GTGGCATCTCATAGCCTTGACCGGACTTCAGAAGTTCTTCGGCAGACGACTATCAGCTTTTATACATCTGATTGA